Below is a genomic region from Carassius auratus strain Wakin chromosome 2, ASM336829v1, whole genome shotgun sequence.
cataAGCCACTGGGGTTTTAGGCCACCtcacactcaaataaataaaaataattctcacATACCATTGGGCTGTTGGTGGTAGGCTGCAGGTGGGGGAAATGGACCTTGGAATTGCTGCTGGAAGGTCCCACTAAAACTGGTTGGCAGGCAATAACTGGTTGAATTCCCAAAGCCAGCAGGCATGCTCATGGAGCCAGTGCCAAATGAGGCTAAAGTAAATAAAAGGAGACCAGAGGAGGAGTAGTACGTTTCATCTGCTTATTCCTTTATTGGGCACACACATAACGGTCGGTAATAATTCAGGTTTTACCTGAAGCTGCTGCTCTTCCGTTGAATTGGAATGGATTTGTAGACATGGGCTCCTGAACCATCCCAGCAGCCACAAATGGGTTTGTGGAGGGGGCAGCTGCACAATGAAATTAGTTTAgtccattttaaatataaatgttaaaaaaaaaaagaatcttaaaAGCTCCACCTGCAAAACCCTGTTGCATGTTGGGTAGTACTGGCTGAGCTGGAGGTGCAGCAGCTCCTGGGACACCTCCAAACACACTTTGGCAGtgcatgcaacacacacacacaccaagatatACATGagcacacaaaaatattaaagcatgAAAGCAAGGTGATTGTGCTTTTTCTATAACACAGTAATCTCTCACCCTTGTACACTTCCACTTGTAGTGGTTGAACTGAGGGCACTGTCAAGCTCGGCCAGAGCAGCGTAACGGTCCTCTGCTGATAAACTGCTCTGAGGCGGCGCAGGAGCCATACTGGGTAGTGGCGAGACCGACATGCCTCCACCTGAATCGCAAAAATTAATTATggcttaaatgtataataatttattcaattcTTATTGCATTAACAAATGCATAgctgtcaacaacaacaaaaatacaacaaaaataagGCGGGAAATTATGAAAAGGAGAAATCATCTAGTCACTGTAAACTATAACTAttcaatattacaaaaaataaaaaataaataaaaaaaaacgtaaaaacttCAACGAATCACCatatgacattttacaacctgaactaACCGTGCCTTGTCACACAATCGAGGAAATCTGCAGGAGTCCTTTCTGGGATATATTTTCATGTTGTATGCTTCATTTATGTTAATCAATTTATGTCTTATCTTTGTATTTTGTTCACACCATATAACTTTTGGCTCTAAcgaaagtttttttaaatattaatatgtggttttaattattttctttgttcCCCAGGAGTAAACATGGTCAAACTACTTAATAATGTCTTcaagactattattattattattattattattattattattatttattcataatgctATCAAGACAGCTGTATCACCCAGACATTTCTGACTTTAAGCCTCCAGAATAAATTTTGATTCAGAAATTAAAACATGCTCATTAGAGAAAAGGTGTTTGAAGTCACTGTATGAACtggattttttatgtatttttaaataaatcaatagatGCAAACTAAAATAAAGAGTCAATTCAATGACCTTCCTTAATGACCAGCACAGTACTGTTGAAGTAAGCTAACAGCAACAACACAACACAGGGGTGACATTTAACCGATTATATGCTGTAACAGCCatgaatggaaatggaaataCACATGAGCATAAAACACAATGGATGGGGCAAGATGTGGTACCTGTGTGGGCTTGTTGAAGGGAAGGCTTTGAGGGGGGTGATGTGCCAAAATGTGACGGTACACTGGCATTTCCAAAGGAATCAAAGTTTGCAAAGTCTGTGGTGGCATTATTTTGTGCTACAGATGGCACAAAATACATTAATGAACAGGactgatgaggtaaaaaaaaaaaaaaagtaaagggaCAGTGCAAAATCATGAGCTGACTGACATCATGTACAAATTGTTGTAGAATAGGATAGCTGACATGATCAATTATAGGGAATGTTCGCctgaaaatgaaaagtctgtcttcATTTACCCACCCTCAGGTCACTTTTCAAGTGTGGGGTTCAAAACAACATCAGATCCGCTAAACTTTCATCATATCGACAAAACCCTGTTACACAGAAGCTAGCAAgccattcaggtttggaacaacatgagggtgagcaaatgatgacaatatccattttttggtgaactatccctttaagcgaATGACCAAAAGCAACCTATGATTAATAGTGCTGGAACTTTTAACTTAAGGAACTTGTGACCAGCTACAGCATCTAAACACTCTCCTCACCTTATACATAAATTGCAGCTGTCAATCTATTACAAATTTTAATGGTTACCTGAGGGCCtgttaaaatgtgcaaaattagCAAAGTTTGAGGAGCTGGCCGTTTGAGCTTGGGGGCCAGCAAAAATATCTCCACCCAAGTCAGAGAGGAGGTCAAACTTCTTCTCCTGGCCTGAAGGCTGGACCTGAACACGACCGGTCACCGGGGACTGAGAGAGAAACGTGGGGAAgtcatgaaaagaaaaaaaaaaaggccataaCATGGTTTTGAGGAGAAAAACTAGCGGTGTTGTGGCTCCAAATGAAAGTACGAGCATGTAGGTGCTTGTGTTACCTGGTTGGATGGAGTCTTGTTAAGATGTAGGGTTTTGAGCGGCTGGGGAAGGACCTCTGGGGTGCTGCTGGTACTGCTAGCAGATGAACCAGATATTGAGGCCTGCACAGAGGCAATCACCTTGGCTTGATCTGGAGGAACATACCTGCAGACGATGGTGGCACAAATACAGAGCTGTCAATTTGTAAGCCAACCTGGAAGGCTAATTTGCCATGGTCTCCCTGGGGATTTCTAACGAGTTTTTAGAATAGAGGTGCTGATTTGGCAACTACTGTAAACAAGTATGCGCTTTATATTTTTAAGGAAAacttctgatgaatagaaagttcaaatgtgatttggaacagaaatattttgtaacattataaatgtctttacagtcacgtttgatcaatgtaatgcaacCAAACACTTACTAACCCAaaatatttgaatggtagtgtacatgcCATGAATGAGAATTTTTCTATTTACAGCTTGTCTTTATTGTAAATTGATTTGcattattatgtttaatttacTGTTAAAGTCATTAACTGTAAATCAGCAAATGagtcaatattttatatatatatatatatatatatatatatatattttttttttttttttttttttttttttttttcggcttTTCAGGTGGGGATTTAGAGTTCTTTGGGGGGTTTTGCCTTTATTGGGACAGGACAGTACTGATTTCTTAATTAAGTGCACTTTCCTGATTCCACTGTGGATGTCAGGATTTATTTGAGAACCTCTGTATGAAAATGAACAGCTTTATagcattacaaaacaaaacagaaacatgctgcacagaaacaaacagtaaaaaagGAGAGCGGATCTGACCAAAGACTCCTTACCATCTTTTCTTCTCATATTTCTCCTGGAGAAACTCTTTGACTTTCTGAGGTTCACGGAAATCTGGGACCACGGAGCTCTTGTCATCATACAATCCCAGCCAAATGTGTTTGCAGACCTGAgcgcgcacatacacacacacaaagagagtgACTGCTCAAAGGGAACTTCAGTATCTGTGCATATCATAATGTGCCCTTTGTTTTGAAGCATGTAGTACCTCATTGCTGTGTTTTTGTAGGAACTCGATTTCCTGTTGGGTGAAAGTTGTCATAGAGATGGACTTCACTCTGTGTGGAGGGTTGAGGCCTCGTCTGGGGTACAGATCAAACAACATAAACATCAGATTGGTCATGGCACAGACAATAACAAACTTCGTATTGTACGTTATTAGTGGTGCtaatatttattcttcttctagACAAACTCTATCTGCACTTTAGTCACAAATGATACCTCAAAACATATGCTTTATTTGAAGAAAGATGCGTTGTGACTTTTCTatctaaattttaaataataaaaattataatatgtaaAGTACATTTCAAATCATtctaatcataaataaataatttctttaaaaaaagggagaaaaaaaacctttggatTGAAAAGCGCCAAGATGCCAAGTACAGTCTCGCAGCCAGGAGGACACCATAAAAACAATGTATCAACATACCAAGGCTGTATAAATTAACCATGAGGGTGGTCTCTTTTGACTCAAGTGGTGTACTTAAGCACCATTAAGATTCCTAAGGCTCTGTTTGAGGTCACTGGAGCACTAAAGCCATTTGGGGGCCCCTGGAGGCCCTTGTAGCCGGGTCCCTGTCATGTTGGCTCTTCTGACTAGCCAGTGAATTAAGAGCCCATGTGCTCTGTCAGGGGCCCCAAACTCAGCACCACAACATCATTCAGACATCTTCGTGTGGCATTGCCTGTAAGTTCAAaagcactcacattttcttcagttcTTCTAGTTATGAACATCATCTCTGCATAAGCAGCTGTAATCTTTAAACATGGGTGTTTCACACGTTGatacaataatttaacaacaaacTCACAACTAGC
It encodes:
- the LOC113115531 gene encoding arf-GAP domain and FG repeat-containing protein 1-like isoform X1; the encoded protein is MAASAKRKQEEKHLKMLREMTSLPPNRKCFDCDQRGPTYANMTVGSFVCTTCSGILRGLNPPHRVKSISMTTFTQQEIEFLQKHSNEVCKHIWLGLYDDKSSVVPDFREPQKVKEFLQEKYEKKRWYVPPDQAKVIASVQASISGSSASSTSSTPEVLPQPLKTLHLNKTPSNQSPVTGRVQVQPSGQEKKFDLLSDLGGDIFAGPQAQTASSSNFANFAHFNRPSAQNNATTDFANFDSFGNASVPSHFGTSPPSKPSLQQAHTGGGMSVSPLPSMAPAPPQSSLSAEDRYAALAELDSALSSTTTSGSVQGVFGGVPGAAAPPAQPVLPNMQQGFAAAPSTNPFVAAGMVQEPMSTNPFQFNGRAAASASFGTGSMSMPAGFGNSTSYCLPTSFSGTFQQQFQGPFPPPAAYHQQPNGGFPAYGQTKPMGNYGQVVTGPGISSNPFMGGGPAGQYPTGGSSTNPFL
- the LOC113115531 gene encoding arf-GAP domain and FG repeat-containing protein 1-like isoform X2, with protein sequence MAASAKRKQEEKHLKMLREMTSLPPNRKCFDCDQRGPTYANMTVGSFVCTTCSGILRGLNPPHRVKSISMTTFTQQEIEFLQKHSNEVCKHIWLGLYDDKSSVVPDFREPQKVKEFLQEKYEKKRWYVPPDQAKVIASVQASISGSSASSTSSTPEVLPQPLKTLHLNKTPSNQSPVTGRVQVQPSGQEKKFDLLSDLGGDIFAGPQAQTASSSNFANFAHFNRPSGGGMSVSPLPSMAPAPPQSSLSAEDRYAALAELDSALSSTTTSGSVQGVFGGVPGAAAPPAQPVLPNMQQGFAAAPSTNPFVAAGMVQEPMSTNPFQFNGRAAASASFGTGSMSMPAGFGNSTSYCLPTSFSGTFQQQFQGPFPPPAAYHQQPNGGFPAYGQTKPMGNYGQVVTGPGISSNPFMGGGPAGQYPTGGSSTNPFL